The Ketogulonicigenium robustum nucleotide sequence TGGGCGACCTTCAGGAACAGGCCTTGGCCCATTTCGGTGCCCCCGTGGTTCAGCGCGACCGAGCCGTCCTGATAGATGTGCACCAGCGACCCGGCTTGGTTGTAATGCGTCGCGGTAAAGGAAATGCCGAATTTCACGGGCGAGAAAGCGATGCCTTTCTTCAGCCGCGCGTTCGTGCGGTTCCAGTCGTCCACTGCGGCGCGGCGGGCGGTGTAGTCGGCGGTATCCAGCAGGCGGTCGGTCATGTCCTGCAAGATGAAGTCGGTCACTTGCATGCCGTAGGGCGTGGTGTTTTCCGCCCCCGCGCTACCCATCGGCTGATAGTAGTTGCGCTGGCGCAGGGTGATAGGGTCGATGCCTGTTTCATGGGCCAGATGCGCGATGATCTGTTCCATCCCGAACAGGCCCTGCGGGCCGCCAAAGCCGCGATAGGCGGTGGCCGATTGCATGTTCGTCTTCAGCCGGTGCGAGGTGATGCGCATGTCGGCAATCAGATAGGCGTTTTCGGCGTGCAGCATGGCGCGGTCGGCCACGGCCAGCGACAGGTCCTGCGCCCAGCCGCATCGGGTGTAATGCGTCACGTCGATGCCAAGGATCCGGCCTGTATCGTCATAGCCCACCCTATAATCGATCCGGAAATCATGGCGTTTGCCGGTGATCATCATATCGTCGTCGCGGTCATACCGCATGCGGCAGACACGGCCTGTCGCGCGGGCGGCCAGCGCGCAGGCAATGGCCAGCGAATTGCCTTGGCTTTCTTTGCCGCCAAAACCGCCACCCATCCGTCGCGTTTCCACACGGACGGCGTGCATATGGGTGCCCAAGGCCTCGGCAACCTTGTGCTGGATTTCGGTCGGGTGCTGGGTCGAGCAGTTGACCAGCATGTCGCCGTTTTCTTGCGGCCACGCCATGGCGACTTGGCCTTCAAGATAGAAGTGTTCCTGCCCGCCCATGGTGAGCGACCCTGTCAGCGTGCGGGGCGCGCGGGCCAGTGCGGCATCGGCGTCGCCCTTGCGCCAAACCAGCGGGGCCGATTCGAAGCGGCTGTTCGCCGCCAGCGCATCCTCGATTGTCAGGATGGGCGTTTCGGGGGCATATTCGACCTTGGCTTTGCGGGCGGCCTTGCGCGCGGCAAGGTGGCTGTCTGCGGCGACAATGAACAGGGGTTGGCCTAGAAAGTGAACCTCGCCTTTGGCCAGCAGCGGCTCGTCATGGGCGACGGCGCTGACATCATTGTCGAACGGCAGGTCTTCCAGCGTGATCACACTATGCACACCCGCGGCGGCGCGCACGTCGGTCAGGTCGATGGACAAGATCTTGCCGCGCGCGATGGTCGACATGCCGAACGCCAAATGCAGCGCGTCGCGCGGGGCGGGGATGTCGTCGGTGTAGCGGGCTTTGCCGGTGACGTGCAGTAGGGCAGCATCATGGGGCAGAGATTTCGCGATGCTCATGCCGAGACCTCCAGCACATGCGTCTGTTTGCCCGCAAGGTCGTCGATATAGCGCAAGAGCAGGCCCTGCGCGGCCTCTAGCCGGTAGGCGGCGCTGGCACGCATGTCGGACAGGGGTTGGTAGTCGGTGGCAAAGGCGGCCAGCGCAGCCTCGGTCGCGGTGCCCCACAGCTGGCCCAGCAGTGCGGCCTCGACCGCGCTCGCGCGTTTGGGGGTTGCAGCCATGCCGCCAAAGGCGATGCGGGCGTCTGTGACAATGCCGTCCGTCACGGTGACGTTAAACGCCCCGCAAGCTGTCGAAATGTCCTGATCGAAGCGTTTCGACAGTTTATAGACACGCAGCGCCGGGGCTGTGGTCGGGATGGTGATCGCCTCGACAAACTCGCCCTTGGCGCGGTCTTGCTTGCCATAGGCGATGAAGAAGTCCTCGATCGGCAGGCTGCGGCGTGTGTCGCCATGGCGCAGGTGCAGCGTCGCGCCCAGTGCGATCAGCGCGGGCGGGTTGTCCCCGATGGGCGAGCCGTTGGCCACGTTACCCCCGATGGTCGCCGCGTTGCGCACCTGATGGCTGGCATAGCGCCGCACCATTTCGGCGTAAGACGGGTGATACTGTCGCAGATAGGGCAGCAACTGGTTCATCGTGACACCAGCCCCAATGTGAATGCTGTCGCCCGTGACCGTGACTGTTTGCAAATCGCGCACGCGGTTCAGGAAGGCAACCTTGGGCAGATCACGCAGTTGCTTGGTGACCCACAGCCCCACATCCGTTGCGCCCGCAATCAGCGTAGCATCGGGGTTGGCGGCATACCATTGCGCCAGATCGTCTGAGGTCTCGGGCAAATAAGCGGTGTCGGTCGAGGTGATGGGCAGCGCGCTGGGCTGATCCTGCAGCCACTGGGGGACGGGTTTGGTCGCGGCAGACTCGGCCGCGCGAATGATGGGGGCATAGCCCGTGCACCGGCACAGGTTCCCCGCCAGAATATCATCGTGGTTTTGCGCGCCAGCAATATGGGCGGCCGTCATCGACATGATGAAGCCGGGCGTGCAAAAGCCGCACTGGCTGCCGTGATGATTGACCATCGCTTCTTGTACGGGGCTGAGGTTGCCATCGGGGGCCGCGACCCCCTCGACCGTGCGTACAGCCTTGCCGGCCAACTGAGGCAGGAACAAGATGCAGGCGTTCATTGCGCGGGGGCCGGTCTCGTCCGTCACCATCACCGTGCAAGCGCCACAGTCACCTTCGTTGCAACCTTCCTTCGTGCCCTTCAGGCCCCGTTCCTCGCGCAGCCAATCTAGCAGGGTGCGGGTGGGGTCGGCTGTGATGTGGGCGGTCTCTCCGTTCAGAAGAAACGAAATCTCCATCTTGCATAGCTCGCCACTGTCTTTGATCCACGTGCGGATAGCGCGGCCCGATGCGGCGTAAAGCAAGCGCTGGCAGGTATAAAACGCTGTGGCGCAGGGCTGATCAAGCGAAACAGTGCGTCAGCCCCACGAACGTGAGCATTGATAACTTAAAAAAAGTGCAAATTAAAGTGACCCTAGGTCTTTGTATTTTGTTTTGCTTTCACTCTTGCGCCTTTTGTTTGGTGTCTCTAGATAGCGCTTCACCGGCGGCGAGCTGGTTGGGGCGTTGGTTCTGACTTGTTGGTTGTTTGGTTGGATGGATATGTTTGCTGCGGCTTTAGTTTAGCGGCTTTCATTTTTGTCTTTTAGTTATTTGACATTGATGACACTGAAGAGATGTGTGGACGGTTGGATCTGAACGATGGATCAACGTCTGTATATCGCGCCACTAGACTTTGGTCGATGATGTGGTGTCAGCTTCACTGTTTGTCGGGCTTTTGTTTCTTTGGAAACTTTAGCACAACAAACAGAAGTGCATCTACCTAGCCGGTAGATGCGATGTGCAGAGGTTCGAACGTCAAGGATAGTGTTTAGGCACTTTCAACTTGAGAGTTTGATCCTGGCTCAGAACGAACGCTGGCGGCAGGCCTAACACATGCAAGTCGAGCGGGACCTTCGGGTCTAGCGGCGGACGGGTTAGTAACACGTGGGAACGTACCTCTCTCTACGGAATAGCCTCGGGAAACTGAGCGTAATACCGTATACGCCCTTTGGGGGAAAGATTTATCGGAGAGAGATCGGCCCGCGTCTGATTAGATAGTTGGTGGGGTAATGGCCTACCAAGTCTACGATCAGTAGCTGGTTTGAGAGGATGATCAGCAACACTGGGACTGAGACACGGCCCAGACTCCTACGGGAGGCAGCAGTGGGGAATCTTAGACAATGGGCGCAAGCCTGATCTAGCCATGCCGCGTGAGTGAAGAAGGCCTTAGGGTCGTAAAGCTCTTTCGCTGGGGAAGATAATGACTGTACCCAGTAAAGAAACCCCGGCTAACTCCGTGCCAGCAGCCGCGGTAATACGGAGGGGGTTAGCGTTGTTCGGAATTACTGGGCGTAAAGCGCGCGTAGGCGGATTAGAAAGTTAGGGGTGAAATCCCAGGGCTCAACCCTGGAACTGCCTCTAAAACTCCTAGTCTTGAGGTCGAGAGAGGTGAGTGGAATTCCGAGTGTAGAGGTGAAATTCGTAGATATTCGGAGGAACACCAGTGGCGAAGGCGGCTCACTGGCTCGATACTGACGCTGAGGTGCGAAAGCGTGGGGAGCAAACAGGATTAGATACCCTGGTAGTCCACGCCGTAAACGATGAATGCCAGTCGTCAGGTTGCTTGCAACTTGGTGACACACCTAACGGATTAAGCATTCCGCCTGGGGAGTACGGTCGCAAGATTAAAACTCAAAGGAATTGACGGGGGCCCGCACAAGCGGTGGAGCATGTGGTTTAATTCGAAGCAACGCGCAGAACCTTACCAACCCTTGACATTACAGGACCGGCCTAGAGATAGGTCTTTCACTTCGGTGACCTGTGGACAGGTGCTGCATGGCTGTCGTCAGCTCGTGTCGTGAGATGTTCGGTTAAGTCCGGCAACGAGCGCAACCCACGTCTTTAGTTGCCAGCATTCAGTTGGGCACTCTAAAGAAACTGCCGGTGATAAGCCGGAGGAAGGTGTGGATGACGTCAAGTCCTCATGGCCCTTACGGGTTGGGCTACACACGTGCTACAATGGTAGTGACAATGGGTTAATCCCAAAAAGCTATCTCAGTTCGGATTGGGGTCTGCAACTCGACCCCATGAAGTCGGAATCGCTAGTAATCGCGTAACAGCATGACGCGGTGAATACGTTCCCGGGCCTTGTACACACCGCCCGTCACACCATGGGAGTTGGGTCTACCCGAAGGCGGTGCGCTAACCAGCAATGGAAGCAGCCGACCACGGTAGGCTCAGCGACTGGGGTGAAGTCGTAACAAGGTAGCCGTAGGGGAACCTGCGGCTGGATCACCTCCTTTCTAAGGATGTTCCTAGTAGCGCTGCTTGCAGCACTCGTGGAACACTTAGCAGTCCGATCAAAAGGACAAATAGTCGGATTTAACCGTCCTCATATCTCTTCAGAATGATGCAGCAGGCCTTAGGCCTGCGGTATTGGGAACTACAGGGGCCTTAGCTCAGCTGGGAGAGCATCTGCTTTGCAAGCAGAGGGTCATCGGTTCGATCCCGATAGGCTCCACCAATTGGGTCGGTAGCTCAGGTGGTTAGAGCGCACGCCTGATAAGCGTGAGGTCGGAGGTTCAAGTCCTCCTCGACCCACCATCCCCAAGCGCATCGCCCGTCAGTGACGGTTTGATCAGAAAGAACAGATGCTGTTCTTTCTCGTCCAACCGGACGCAGATTTGATATCGTATATAGAGAGAGAAACATCAGAATGACTGATCCCGCGTAAGGGATGATGTGATTGCAGCCGCAAGGCGCAACACCGGTCATTTTGTTCCAAGTCAAGTACACTAACCGCGTCGTCTCCAGCATGGGAGGCGACCAAATTATGTATGACTTTTGATCAGAACGTAGGGATGGAATATGGCAGCAGCGATGCGCCCCATCCCGTCAACCCGAACACACAAAAGGGTCGGGTTGAGCTTTTTCTGGATCAAATCAAGCGCGAAAAGGGCGTTTGGTGGATGCCTTGGCAGTAAGAGGCGATGAAGGACGTGATACTCTGCGATAAGCTATGGGGAGCTGAGAATGAGCTTTGATCCATAGATCTCCGAATGGGGCAACCCACCTGAATATGTTCTGTTACTACCCTTCGGGGTGGCTATCAGGGCGTATGACCAGGTATCTTTTGCCTGAATATATAGGGTTAAAGAAGCAAACCCGGGGAACTGAAACATCTAAGTACCCGGAGGAAAGGAAATCAATTAGATACTCCGCTAGTAGTGGCGAGCGAACGCGGATCAGCCGAGCAATGAGAGTGACTAGAACGGTCTGGAAAGGCCGGCCACAGCGGGTGACAGCCCCGTATAGGAAGCTCAATTTGACGCATTAAGTAGGGCGGGACACGTGAAATCCTGTCTGAAGATCGGAGGACCACCTTCGAAGGCTAAGTACTCCTTACTGACCGATAGCGAACCAGTACCGTGAGGGAAAGGTGAAAAGCACCCCGACGAGGGGAGTGAAACAGTACCTGAAACCGGACGCCTACAAGCAGTCGGAGGGACCTCGAGTCCTGACGGCGTACCTTTTGTATAATGGGTCATCGACTTGGTCTCACAAGCAAGCTTAAGCCGTTAGGTGTAGGCGCAGCGAAAGCGAGTCTTAATAGGGCGAATGAGTTTGTGGGATCAGACCCGAAACCAAGTGATCTAGCCATGACCAGGATGAAGGTTGGGTAACACCAACTGGAGGTCCGAACCCACACCTGTTGAAAAAGGTCGGGATGAGTTGTGGCTAGGGGTGAAAGGCCAATCAAACTTGGAGATAGCTGGTTCTCTGCGAAATCTATTTAGGTAGAGCGTCAGACGAATACCCTCGGGGGTAGAGCACTGGATGGGTAATGGGGTCCCACAGACTTACTGATCCTAACCAAACTCCGAATACCGAGGAGTAATATCTGGCAGACACACGGCGGGTGCTAACGTCCGTCGTGAAGAGGGAAACAACCCTGACCTACAGCTAAGGCCCCTAATTCATGGCTAAGTGGGAAAGCAGGTGGGACGACCAAAACAACCAGGAGGTTGGCTTAGAAGCAGCCATCCTTTAAAGATAGCGTAACAGCTCACTGGTCTAATTAAGTTGTCCTGCGGCGAAGATGTAACGGGGCTCAAGCCATGAGCCGAAGCTTAGGGTGTGCATTTATGCACGCGGTAGCAGAGCGTAGTGTGACATAGCGCAATGCCTCTTCAGTCTTCGAAAGAAGATTTTGGAGGCAAGGCGCTTTCTGTGAAGCCGGGCTGTGAGGCATCCGGTGGAGAGATCACTAGTGAGAATGATGATATAAGTAGCGACAAAGAGGGTGAGAGACCCTCTCGCCGAAAGTCCAAGGGTTCCTGCTTAAAGCTAATCTGAGCAGGGTAAGCCGACCCCTAAGGCGAGGCCGAAAGGCGTAGTCGATGGGAAGCAGGTTAATATTCCTGCGCCAGGAGATGGTGACGGATCTCAAAGGTAGTTCAGTCTTATCGGATTGATTGGGCTGCTCAGAGGTCCCTGGAAATAGCCCTCCATAAGATCGTACCCTAAACCGACACAGGTGGACTGGTAGAGAATACCAAGGCGCTTGAGAGAACTATGTTGAAGGAACTCGGCAAAATACCTCCGTAAGTTCGCGAGAAGGAGGCCCGTTCAGTAGGCAACTATTGGGCGGGGGCACAAACTAGGGGGTGGCGACTGTTTACTAAAAACACAGGGCTGTGCGAAGTCGTAAGACGACGTATACAGTCTGACGCCTGCCCGGTGCTGGAAGGTTAAAAGGAGAGGTGCAAGCCTTGAATTGAAGCCCCAGTAAACGGCGGCCGTAACTATAACGGTCCTAAGGTAGCGAAATTCCTTGTCGGGTAAGTTCCGACCTGCACGAATGGCGTAACGACTTCCCCGCTGTCTCCAACATAGACTCAGCGAAATTGAACTGCCCGTGAAGATGCGGGCTACCCGCGGTTAGACGGAAAGACCCCATGCACCTTTACTCCAGCTTCACATTGGCATCAGGCCAAGCATGTGCAGGATAGGTGGTAGGCATTGAAACAGAGACGCCAGTCCCTGCGGAGCCATCCTTGAGATACCACCCTTGCTTTGCTTGATGTCTAACCGCGGTCCGTTATCCGGATCCGGGACCCTGTGTGGTGGGGAGTTTGACTGGGGCGGTCGCCTCCCAAAGTGTAACGGAGGCGCGCGAAGGTTGGCTCAGACCGGTCGGAAATCGGTCGTCGAGTGCAATGGCATAAGCCAGCCTGACTGCGAGACTGACAAGTCGAGCAGAGACGAAAGTCGGCCATAGTGATCCGGTGGTCCCGAGTGGAAGGGCCATCGCTCAACGAATAAAAGGTACGCTGGGGATAACAGGCTGATGATGCCCAAGAGTCCATATCGACGGCATCGTTTGGCACCTCGATGTCGGCTCATCTCATCCTGGGGCTGGAGCAGGTCCCAAGGGTATGGCTGTTCGCCATTTAAAGAGGTACGTGAGCTGGGTTTAGAACGTCGTGAGACAGTTCGGTCCCTATCTTCCGTGGGTGTAGGATACTTGAGAGGAGTTGCCCCTAGTACGAGAGGACCGGGGTGAACGGACCACTGGTGGACCAGTTATCGTGCCAACGGTAGTGCTGGGTAGCTATGTTCGGACAGGATAAACGCTGAAGGCATCTAAGCGTGAAGCCCCCCTCAAAACAAGGTATCCCTGAGGACCGTGAAAGACCATCACGTCAATAGGCTAGAGATGTAAGTGCAGTAATGCATTCAGTTGACTAGTACTAATCGTCCGATAGGCTTGGTTTGATCCAGAAATAGCTCAACCAAATCAAAAATCATACATAACAGTATACTTGAACAAAAATGCTTCTTTCCCGGTCTGGTGGATATAGCTCTTGCAAAACACCCGATCCCTTCCCGAACTCGGAAGTTAAGTGCAAAAACGCTGATGGTACTGCGACTTAAGTCGTGGGAGAGTAAGTCACCGCCAGACCTGATAAGAAGCATATCTCTCTCTATATACAAAAAATCCAAACAACGCGGGGTGGAGCAGCCCGGTAGCTCGTCAGGCTCATAACCTGAAGGCCGCAGGTTCAAATCCTGCCCCCGCAACCAACAAATCCTACACTTTCCGCAACCTCCCCTAAAACGGAGGTCTTTTGATGCACAGACATCAGGTCCGCATTCAGGCTCAAAGCCAGAATAATGCCGGACAAGACAGCGAACAATCATCGAGCTGAGGCTTGAGCACCCATTGGTGCAGGTCGAGAAATCGAACGACGCGCGGATGGGTTTGACGCGCGAAGAGTATAGAGCCCTGCGCACCCCTAGCGCCAGAAAATACTATTCTTGCTGTATCATGGTATTATACTGGACCTATATTTGGCTTTGATCTTGCAGGGGCATAGTGGAAGACCAGATCGCGACCCAACCGCGCCTTCTTGCTGATCGCATTGCTGCTGCCCTCGCGCAGGACGCGGGCGAGGACCCGCTTTATCGCCGTTTGGCGCGGGCCATGCGCCTCCTCATCGCGGCGAGCGAGATGAAAAACAACGACAACCTGCCCTCCGAGCGACGCCTCGCCGAAGTCACAGGGCTGTCGCGGGTGACAGTACGAAAGGCGCTGACAGCTTTGGCCGAGGAAGGCATCATCGGTCGGCGCGCCGGGGCGCGTGCGCATGTCGTGAAAGATATCGACCAATCGCTCTCGGTGCTTATCGGGTTTACGGCTGATATGCGACGGCGCGGGGCTGATGGCCGCTCGATCCTGCTGTCGCAAGATGTCGGGCTCCCGACCCCTGACGAGGTTATTTTGTTAGGGATATCACCGACCGACAAGGTCATGCGGTTGTCGCGGGTGCGGCTGGCCGAGGATGAGCCGGGATCGGCCGATATCTGAACTTCTACAACACCCGCCGTCCGCATTCATCGCTTGACGGGAAAACCCCCGATCACGCTTACTTCAACCAGCCAATGCCCGAAGTGGCAGACGCCTAACCGAAGAGGAAAACCACTTAGAAAACGCCCGGAACATATTTAGATAAACCGAACCACCTCTATACCGGGGGGCAGGGCATTGCGCAACGTCACCCAAAGGCCTGCCAGAATCTCGGGCGGGTATTGCGGGATGAAGTCGAACCTGAAGAAGGTGGTCAGAAAATGGTCCATGGCTTTCAGTCCGGACGTATGGGCAGGGGGGGCGCAAGGCACGGCACAGAAGTGGCGGATCAGTCGCAGCTGAGGGTGTGTTCGCTCGCGTCATACCCCTCGTAGTCGGGGGCGCCGTAACCGGGGAAAACCTCGGCTTGGGGGGCTGCGGCGGGGCGATGCCGAACCATTTGGTGTAGATTTCAGCGAACGCGTCGTTGGTCTTCATGCATTCCAGCGCGACTTCGACTTCGTTGCGGAAAGCGACGTCGTCCTTGCGGAAGAAAAACGACACGTTCACGCCCACCGGAATGCGTAGCGACACTTCCAGTTGCGGGTTTTCGGCAGCGAAATACCGGCTGGCCGACATATCGGCAATGGTGGCGTCGGCGCGGCCCGTCAGCACTGCGCGGATCGCATTGGGCTGCGAATTGTAACGGTCCGACTGCAGGCCCGTGAAGATCGACGAAAACGGGGTGTCGATCAGGTCGGTGCCGGGGCGGCCCATCTGCGCGGCCAGTGCAACGCCAAGGTCGTAGGTAAAGCCGGTCAGGTCACCGTCATCGCCGACGAAGGCAAAGGGGGCGAAGCCGCCCTCTCATGGGCATCAACTGCCGCCGCCACCCAAATTACCCGGACGGGCGCCGCGCAAAGCATCCCTTTTGCGTCAGAGCTCCTCAGCTAGCACACTTTTTTGACAATGCGCGCCATATGCCCATCATGACACGCCATGAACCTCATCGCTTTCGTCTCTCAGAAAACGAAAGTTCAGCGCCCGAGACCACGACAATCCTGTACGGTGCAATCCCAGTATAGCCGCGCCGCGTACCGCACCATTGTCCGCGAATATCTCAACGATGCCTCGATCGTGGATGATCCGGAGGCCTACGTCCCTAGGTGTTCAGTCCCGACATTTGGTGGATCGGGTTGAGGATGAATCGATCTGGCTCTGATGTCCAGATTTTGCAAATGTATTCGTAGGGCGTAAGTCCGCCGGAGTCTTTAGCCTGCGCGCGAAGTTGTAGGCCGCCATGAAGTCCCCCAAGTGGGTGCGGAGCTGGTCATGGCTTTGGTAATGGAAGCGCTTGATCGTGGCCTCTTTGATCGTGCGGTTCATCCGCTCGACCTGACCATTAGTACATGGATGGTTGGGCTTGGTCAGCCTGTGCTCAATCCCGTTTGCCTCGCAAATCATGTCGAAGCGCATCGGCCGAGAGTAGATGGTATTCTTGTTCCGCGGCTGCTCAGCGTACTGAATACCGTTGTCGGTGAGAGTGGTATGGACTTGGTAGGGCACGGCTTCGAGCATGTGCTGGAGGAATCCCTAGGCTGTCTTTCTATCGGCCTTTCGACGAGTTTGGTCACAGCGAACTTGCTCGTCCGGTCGATGCCAACGAACAAATATAGTTTGCCTTCAGCGGTCTGCACCTCGGCAATATCGATGTGGAAGAACCCTATGGGGTAGCGTTTGAACTTCGACCGCTTCGGCTTGTCGCCCTCCATATCAGGCAGGCGCGAGATGCCATGTCGTTGCAGACAGCGGTGCAGCGCAGATCGCGTCAGATGTGGGATCGAGGGCTGCAGGGCATAAAGGCAGTCGTCCAGCGGCAGCAGCGTATGGCGCCGAAACGCGACGACCGTCGCCTCTTCAGCCTCAGTCAGAACGGTCGATCGAGGCTCGGAAGGTCCGTTCTTCATATCCTCGACCGTCGCGCGATTGCGCCACTTCGCAACCGTCTTGGGATTAATGCCCAACTCCCGGCTCAGCTGCGCGAGCAAAGCTTGCGATCGCTGTATTGCTGCTCGGACAGCGTGCGTGGTCGTGGCGCTGCCGTGACGAACTTGTCCCACAAGGCTTCCTTCCATTCCAGAGAAAGGATCGCACCATCAAACCGTGGGATCAAACACCTAGGCGCAAGCCCCATTGATTTCGGGATTTTGGCTTGATTCAGGCTCCGCGCGGAGACCTGATCGATGATCAATCTTTACTGGCTGAGCGATACTCAGATGTCGCGCCTTGCGCCGTTTGGACTTGTCTCACTTCCGTTCCGGTTTTTTACGAGCAATGCTCGCCATAAAGGAGACCAGATATGGCACCCAAGCACAGTGAAGATTTCAAGCGCGATGCGGTTCGGATCGCGACGCATAGCGGCCTGACACGGCGACAGGTGGCGTCGGACCTTGGTGTCGGGTTTTCGACCTTGGGCAAGTGGATGCGGGATTATTCGACCGATCCGACAGCGGCCGAGGACGCGGAACTACGCCGCGAGAATGAGCGCTTGCGCAAAGAGAACCGTATCCTGCGGGAGGAGAGGGAAGTACTAAAAAAGGCCGCGATCCTCTTCGCGAGCCAAAAGCAGTGAGATTTCAGTTCATTGCGGAGTATCGCGGAGATCTTTCACGCGCCCGCCTTTGCTGTCTGATGCAAGTTTCGGACCGTGGTTTACGAGCGTGGCGTCACAGGCCGCCCTCGCTGCGTCAGCGGCGCGACATGGTCCTTCTGGCCCATATTCGCGAACAGCACCGGCTCAGTCTGGGTAGCTATGGCCGCCCGCGCATGACGCAGGAATTGACCGAATTGGGCATCAGGGTGGGGCAACGCAGGGTTGCCCGGATCATGCGCGACAATGGCATCCAGGTCTTGCGAAGCCGCAAATTCAAGCGCACGACCGACAGCGACCACAGTTTCAACATCGCCCCGAACCGTCTGAACCAGGATTTCACGGCGCGGGCCCCGAACCAGAAATGGGCGGGAGATATCACCTATATTTGGACCTGCGAAGGATGGGCCTATCTCTCTGTGATCATTGATCTATATTCGAGGCGCGTAATCGGTTGGGCAATCAGCAACCGTATGAAGCAGGACTTGGCCTTGCGGGCTTTGGACATGGCAATCGCGTTACGCCGACCGCCACCGGGCTGCATTCACCGCACCGATCGCGGCGCGCAATATTGTGCGCACGCGTATCAGAAGCGCCTTCGCCGTCACGAGTTGCTGCCTTCCATGAGTGGCAAAGGAAATTGTTACGATAATTCCGCAGTCGAGAGTTTCTTCAAGTCGCTCAAGGCCGAACTCATCTGGCGAAACACGTGGCAAACACGCCGGGACGTCGAGGTCGCGGTGTTCGAATACATCAACGGATTCTACAATCCGCGCAGGCGGCATTCTTCGTTGAATGGAAAATCACCCGTGGCCTTCGAAAAGATCGCCGCATAACATCAGCAACACACCGGAACGAAAACGGTGCAAGTCCAGTGTCCAGAGACCTTCTTCTCCGCCATCATCCTCGCCGCAACCGTCCTGTTCTGGCTATGATCAAGAACGAGTTCTGAGC carries:
- the xdhA gene encoding xanthine dehydrogenase small subunit codes for the protein MEISFLLNGETAHITADPTRTLLDWLREERGLKGTKEGCNEGDCGACTVMVTDETGPRAMNACILFLPQLAGKAVRTVEGVAAPDGNLSPVQEAMVNHHGSQCGFCTPGFIMSMTAAHIAGAQNHDDILAGNLCRCTGYAPIIRAAESAATKPVPQWLQDQPSALPITSTDTAYLPETSDDLAQWYAANPDATLIAGATDVGLWVTKQLRDLPKVAFLNRVRDLQTVTVTGDSIHIGAGVTMNQLLPYLRQYHPSYAEMVRRYASHQVRNAATIGGNVANGSPIGDNPPALIALGATLHLRHGDTRRSLPIEDFFIAYGKQDRAKGEFVEAITIPTTAPALRVYKLSKRFDQDISTACGAFNVTVTDGIVTDARIAFGGMAATPKRASAVEAALLGQLWGTATEAALAAFATDYQPLSDMRASAAYRLEAAQGLLLRYIDDLAGKQTHVLEVSA
- a CDS encoding IS3 family transposase (programmed frameshift); translated protein: MAPKHSEDFKRDAVRIATHSGLTRRQVASDLGVGFSTLGKWMRDYSTDPTAAEDAELRRENERLRKENRILREEREVLKKAAILFASPKAVRFQFIAEYRGDLSRARLCCLMQVSDRGLRAWRHRPPSLRQRRDMVLLAHIREQHRLSLGSYGRPRMTQELTELGIRVGQRRVARIMRDNGIQVLRSRKFKRTTDSDHSFNIAPNRLNQDFTARAPNQKWAGDITYIWTCEGWAYLSVIIDLYSRRVIGWAISNRMKQDLALRALDMAIALRRPPPGCIHRTDRGAQYCAHAYQKRLRRHELLPSMSGKGNCYDNSAVESFFKSLKAELIWRNTWQTRRDVEVAVFEYINGFYNPRRRHSSLNGKSPVAFEKIAA
- the xdhB gene encoding xanthine dehydrogenase molybdopterin binding subunit; this encodes MSIAKSLPHDAALLHVTGKARYTDDIPAPRDALHLAFGMSTIARGKILSIDLTDVRAAAGVHSVITLEDLPFDNDVSAVAHDEPLLAKGEVHFLGQPLFIVAADSHLAARKAARKAKVEYAPETPILTIEDALAANSRFESAPLVWRKGDADAALARAPRTLTGSLTMGGQEHFYLEGQVAMAWPQENGDMLVNCSTQHPTEIQHKVAEALGTHMHAVRVETRRMGGGFGGKESQGNSLAIACALAARATGRVCRMRYDRDDDMMITGKRHDFRIDYRVGYDDTGRILGIDVTHYTRCGWAQDLSLAVADRAMLHAENAYLIADMRITSHRLKTNMQSATAYRGFGGPQGLFGMEQIIAHLAHETGIDPITLRQRNYYQPMGSAGAENTTPYGMQVTDFILQDMTDRLLDTADYTARRAAVDDWNRTNARLKKGIAFSPVKFGISFTATHYNQAGSLVHIYQDGSVALNHGGTEMGQGLFLKVAQIAAEALGIDIDRIRITATDTAKVPNTSATAASSGSDLNGAAAHAACVTLRQRMADCLGPLYQTPPEAVRFADDQVHFAEQSITFAEAARICYFQRVALSATGHYKTPDISWDRIKGQGRAFYYFAYGCAISEVVIDTLTGENRILRADILHDTGASLNPVIDIGQVEGAYVQGAGWLTTEELVWDDKGLLRTHAPSTYKIPACSDRPRIFNVALVNRPAPLPTVYRSKAVGEPPFMHGISAFLALQDAVAACGPTWPALRAPATAESILQAVARAQTGAEK
- a CDS encoding GntR family transcriptional regulator, which gives rise to MEDQIATQPRLLADRIAAALAQDAGEDPLYRRLARAMRLLIAASEMKNNDNLPSERRLAEVTGLSRVTVRKALTALAEEGIIGRRAGARAHVVKDIDQSLSVLIGFTADMRRRGADGRSILLSQDVGLPTPDEVILLGISPTDKVMRLSRVRLAEDEPGSADI